AACCGTCAAGATTACCGGAAGAACAATTACAAATACCAGGTCTTTGAGTTTTAGCCAACTAAAGTTACTGAATTGAGGGATATTGAAAAGCCACACATTGGTAAACTCAGAATTTATGTCGTTGAAATAGAAAAATAAATAAGTAAAAAAAATCGGCAATAAAAATGCGAGAATAACCATGAAAGTCTGGCGGATATTGATACCTGTATAAAGAAAAAGTACGATGACATTGAAAATAATAAAAATGCCCGCCGGAAAATAAAATAATGAGGCAATGCCAAAGTAAAGTCCAGTTTCGAACACATCATCGCCAACACCATCACGCCTTTCTATTTGTCTTAGTGTTGCATTTAAAGCCACCAGAAAAAACAGATTGGAAAGCAGAATGGGCGAAAGTTTTATCATGTCAAAAGACAAATGAACAAGTATCAGAAATATTAAACCCGGAATGTAGTTTTTATCATTAAACAAGTTTCTGCGATTTACCATAAAAACAAAAATCAAGGTTTCAATCACCACCAAAACTGTGGCGACGGTGTCATAAACAAACTGATTTTTAGTAGCCCAAAGGTCAATTAACCTAAAGAAATAAGCTGAGAGCGGACCAGTTTGGGTGAGTATTTCAGAGTATAATTTCATGCCTTCATTGAGTTTTTGACCCACCAGCATCTGCTCCAGTTCACTGTTGAGCATGGGTAGCGGCGATGCCCAAAATGGCAATCTGATCAGAAACAAAATCAGAAAAAGTGTAATTACCTGAAATATCGAATTAATTTTAAAAAACGTTAACAAGACCTTATATATTAAAGGGTGATAAAAATGGCTTGTAAATTACCGTATTTTCCGTGCCCGAAAATCACAACACCGATACAAAAATATCAATTGGCACACTGATAAACCAAAAAATACCATGATATTTGCAGTTTATTTAGATTTATACGTAAAATCAGAATCTGTAGGGTTCTTTAAAATATGTCCCCGGGCATAAAAAACTGATGGAGTCGAAGCGGCAAAAACAAGTAGGGAAGTTGATTCAGAAAGATTTAGGAGATATTTTTTTGAGAGATATTAAGGCCATTTTCGAGGATGACTTCGTAACCATTACCGAAGTCAAGGTTTCGCCTGATCTCAGCATTGCAAAGGTGTATCTGAGTTTTTTGAAAGGGCAAAAAAGAGAGCAG
The sequence above is a segment of the Cytophagaceae bacterium genome. Coding sequences within it:
- the rbfA gene encoding 30S ribosome-binding factor RbfA — translated: MESKRQKQVGKLIQKDLGDIFLRDIKAIFEDDFVTITEVKVSPDLSIAKVYLSFLKGQKREQILESIRENSKKIRGLFGNKAKNQLRIIPTFRFYIDDTAEYAQKIEELFANIHIPPADENTED